Proteins encoded within one genomic window of Humulus lupulus chromosome 1, drHumLupu1.1, whole genome shotgun sequence:
- the LOC133826311 gene encoding cystathionine gamma-synthase 1, chloroplastic-like, producing MAEVLEAHPKVAQVYYPGLKSHPEHELAKRQMTSFGGVVSFDIDGDLHTTIKFIDALKIPYIAPSFGGCESIVDQPAIMSYWYCP from the exons ATGGCCGAAGTTTTAGAGGCACATCCTAAG GTGGCTCAGGTCTATTATCCTGGCTTGAAAAGTCATCCTGAACATGAACTTGCCAAGAGGCAAATGACTAGTTTTGGTGGTGTCGTCAGTTTTGAT ATTGATGGCGACTTACATACCACCATCAAATTCATTGATGCACTTAAAATTCCATACATTGCCCCATCTTTTGGTGGCTGTGAGAGTATTGTGGATCAACCAGCAATTATGTCTTACTGGTACTGCCCTTGA